The sequence below is a genomic window from Pithys albifrons albifrons isolate INPA30051 chromosome 21, PitAlb_v1, whole genome shotgun sequence.
ttttttctagCATGATGCACTGAATTGTACCAGTTCCTTCTCATGCTGGAACCTGTTAAACCTCAAGCTAAAGATTAAAGAACAAGCTGACCAGGCAAAGCAGTGAAGCTCAGCATGTTTAGTTCAGCAAACTGCAGCAGCTGTTGCCTTGTGGTGGAGTTCTGAGGCCACCCAACAGTGCAGGGGTCCTGCCACAGATCCCTCACCTCAGGTGCTCTCCtggctccagcagagcagagtgcctcccttccctgcagctgaaCTGTACTCATGCAACACTCCCTGGTATAGAATACACACTATTTAATTTGCTGTTGACATTATTACCACTTGCTGCACAAGCAGCTTTGGTGCCATTCCTGTAACTGCCCCTGGAAtgctccaggagctgaggggaCACTGGGATTGTGCTGttctctgccagcagccaggcaggggctCAGATAACACAGAGGGATCACTTCTCCTCCCAGCCAGACAGGAAAGGTTCCCAACTTCTCCCGTGCCCTGGAATGAGTGTACAATCCCATGGTGATGGAAACTTAAGGCATCAAGACTGAAGCTCAGCTGTGCAGCCAAACACACTGTCTGTTTCCAAGCCACTAAGGGGAACATCCTCCAGTGACAATCACCTCTGGCAAGTTCAGCACCTGAACATGCtgtccaggagagctggaagggCAGGCAGCTCTCAGGGACCAGACCATGgaccctccttcccacagaaagtacaaaataaactgcttttGGTCAGTATGGACATAACAGACCTGTGAAAGTGAGCCCAGGAGGATGGGGGAAGCTGCAGGGGTGATTGCTCATGGAGTCAGGGGAGATGAAGGCTTTCTCCCATGACTCccttctaaaaagaaaaagtcaccTGTACTTAAATATGATTGTGTAGCAGTGGAGTCCTCACTGCTCTCCCACCGAGTGGTTCCCTCACTGAACCCTCTGGAAGACTGAAACCTTGGTTGGATTTGTAGCTCCCAGTCAGTGAGGGCAGTTCAGGTTGTGCTGTAGAGTCAACAACAGTCAAACCAGACACCTCCCTCCCCGTGGCAGCAAACACAAACCACCACACACAGCAAGGCTGAATGTTCACAGAGCCTCCCTGCCAGCAGTTTTCAGTAATACAAAGGCAAATTCCTATCAAATTATACATTTTTCCACAATTGCACTAGGCTGGAATTAGGGAAAATGGAGGCAGTCTGCCTGTCCTGCAAGCACAACAAATCttacattaaattaaaattaacaagCACAGTGACATTTTAATCTTGGAAAAATCAAGTTGTTGCTGGGTGTAGCCTGAGCAGCAAAACAAAGGACACTTTTTGAGACCCCAGTTCACTTTTATTATACAGAGGAAAATACAAAGCCTCTGGAGCTGATCTTTGTGGTGGAAAGCCGGGCATCCATCTGTCCTCAGCAGAGTGGATCAGGTTATCCTGGGATGTGGGTGGTCCATGactgctggcactgagctcCAAGGAGTGCAGGCACTGCGGTGTAAAGCACGATGGTGGGAGGAGCAGACTCAGGCGTGGCTCGAGTAGGACAGTTTTCCCCAggcttcctcctcccctcccatccAGGGGGGTCCATTTGCTAATCTCCAGCATAACTATTTGTAACAATTTCAGCCATTTCCCTACCAGCAGAAGAGGCTTTAAGGCATCCCTGAAGCTCACAGACTACGTCCTGAAGACATGCACGGCCCTGATGACGTACTGGCGGCAAATGGGGCACTCGCTCATGCGCTTCCCACACTTGGTGCACGTCACCATGTGCCCACACTCCAGCAGCACACAGTCAATGGGTGCATCCATGCAGATCCTGCACAGGTTGTCCTCGGTGCTGGGCTGCCCAGCACCACCTGGGGGAACAGGAGACCATGGATTGATGCTGAacattcaccatccctggaggtttttaacctgagattggccgtggcactgagtgccatgatgtggtaaagggactggagttggaccaagggttggacttgaggtcttttccaacccaatccattctatgattttatggatgtgacactgagtgagaatccaccacatcttgatcacagagtgccctgggctggtgatcacagtgaggttggatcaagggttggacttgctgatcttggaggtcttttccaacccaatctattctatgattctgtgatcctatggatgtggcactgagtgagaatccaccacatcctgatcacagagtgccctgggctggtgatcacagtgaggttggatcaagggttggacttgctgatcttggaggtcttttccaacccaatccattctatgaagGGCTTCCCTAATGGAGTTCTGCACATGGACAAAAGAATTCCCCTTGTGTCTGTatctgctccctcagctggcacaggACAGGGTTGAGCTTTTACACAGCATTGTGTGTGATGATGAAAACAAATCCCCCTGAGATTCTCAGCCATGAGGCAAATGAAGCATCATGGGTGTCTCTTCCCAGGTAaccaataggacaagaggaaatggcctaaAGTTGTACCAGGGaaggtttaaattggatattggggaaaatTTCTTTCCCAAAAGGGTGTTCAGGTACTGGAACCACCAttgctcagggcagtggtggaataAATAACCCTGgggggatttaaaagccatgtagaTGTGACATTGGGGACatggttagtggtggccttggcagtgctggggaaacaGTTGGACAATCTTGGAGAGTTATTCCCACCTAAACAAGTTCATAATTAAGGATATCACTCACCAGTTTGATCGTCTGTGTCCAAAactgcaacagaaaaagaaagtgatttGGTGAGAACTGGGAAAGAAACAATACCAGGCAGGTACTGAAAGCCCTGAGGGAGTTGCTAAACCAAAACTGCTTTTGCTGATCCCCACGGGAGGCTCAGGCTGAGCTCTGAGCAGGACAGGTTCAACAACTGGCAAGAAACTTTCTCCCATACTGATCTTACACAACAGCCAAGGCTTCCCAGAGATAAGCAGCAACCCAAGGCATGTCCCAGCTGTGAGGACAGCCTTGTGTGCAGAGTTTGGCCTCCCAGTGCtgcacctgcagcagccccttgTGCCAGTTCCTGTGGTGTTACACAATCACCAGGATTGTtgggacacacacagaggcaacTGGGATTAAGAGAGAAGGATAAAGTCCATGAAAAGACAAGATACAATGAAAGAAGAATATAAACCCAAAGCAGTGTCTTAAGTCTTGTATCAGCTATAGAGGACAGTGCTCAGAGAGATGTGTTTAAGGAAACAACACTACTTTGGACAGCACTGAGAAACAAACCTGTGAAATCAAAGTGCTTCAGTTTTACTTGTAAGTAAtgttttaagtaatttttaagtaaTCCCCAGAAGTGCAAACTGGCACCTAAAAGTCAAGGCAGACACATTCTCTGTGcacctccatcccctcccctctccctgggcaggcccAGCATGTGCAGCAGGAACGTTCTGTGATAAGACAGAGCCAAGCCCCAGCTGCACAGCCACTGTGCTGAGCTTGTGCCCTGAAATTTGCCTTTTGGTGGCAGtttcctgcctgggcagggcatTTCCCTGATCACTTTGCCAGTTACTGTGAATCAAGAGATAAGAGCTCACCACAGCACATCCAGTCACACACCAGCTGTTCTGTGGGTGTGGCAGCGCCCAGTGGCATCTGCCAGGCCCACACACCATCTGAGGTGAAGGGTGCACAGCTCTCATGTTGCTGCTACAGAGCAGTCACTGTCCAGAGCCACCACAACACTCCTCAAATAACTACAGATAGTGGTGAACAGAGTTCAGCTACTTTAATGTGCACAGAATTCCCTCCTCACTTGCACGAAACAGAAACATTAAGATAATTTCTACTTCTTTCCTAAAACTCTCCATAAAAACGGAAAACCTGGAAAACAGGCCCATATTTGCTAAGTTATTACCTAGATGTTGAAGGTCTTTCTCTCTGTAGAGTCGGGTCACcctttccagcagctcccactttTCACAGCAGCCTTTGTAGTTGACGAAGTTGCGGGCGAGGATTTCCTTCAGCTGCCGCACGGAGAGCGCGTTGATGTCCCCAACGCTCCTCAGGTCGGAGAGAGaagccttcctgcccagcaccagGTTGTCTTCAGAGTCACTAGACTGGAAGGGAACAAAGACACAATGATtgagttggttaaaacttggttgtattgatgccaaggtcgtgggttcaatcccctgtgtgggcccttgacttaagagctggactcaatgatccttgtgggtcccttccagctcagaacagtctgtgattcttgCCCTCAACACCTAAACCCACAATTTGAATCAACTTTCAATGTGTGCATGAGCAGGAGTCCATGTTGGATGTACATAAAACTGGTTACTCTGAATTCTTCATCTATCAGAAACACAAGTCTTAAGGTAGAAACCATTTCCATTATTAGTGTCCAAGTGACACCAGTTCCTTCTCTCTGTGTAGGACAAGATGCTGCCACAGGAAGGGGGTGGTTGGGTCTGCCAGTGGTCAGGCTCAGTTACTGTCCAGCCACCCATCTCTGCAGTAACAATTCCAAGGTAGCAAACACAGCCCAGAAAACCTGGTCTGCCTTGTCATCCAGTCCCAGGACACACCAACCTGTGTGTCCTCCTCTGCTGGTGCTTCTTCTGCTGCATCCTCAGCTGCTGTCACACCGACTGGGCTCGGAGGCACGTGACCATTTGCCTACAAAAGGGAATAAAGTTTTCACCAGTGGTGTGTCTGTGGGTGTCTGGAGGGAAATCAGCAATCCCTGGAAGGACAAGGGCAGCCCAAGGTACAAAGCCAGGCAGGCTCACAGAGGGGTTTTCCTGTGTGGCACTTaagcaaacaaaagcaaaactttttGAAACTGAAGTGCAACCCCTGAACCTTGAAAGCCCCAGTACAGAACTTGGGCAGTAAAATCCCACATGATGCTCTTGcgaggctggagcaggagacCAAATTTCTACACACACAAGTCTATGTGTATATATGGAATCCTTCACACTGTGATGTGATGTCAGAGCTCTGACACTCGGGGGTGAGCAGTGCAAGGTTCTGTTCAATCCTCCTCTAACACAGCTCAAAGTCTACAGATCTCACAGTCACCAGACAAGCCCCTCctcaggtgggtttggggtgggcAAACAGGAGACACTGAGTGAaggaccagcagcagcaaagctggagacaaaaagctgagcagctgctctgggctcttcATACAACAAGAAGTATAATTGTGTCTGACTCACCCTCACAGccatcctgcccctctgttTCCTACTGACAAAGGGCCTGTAACCTCACCATGCCACTTACTCAGGTGGGGACTTGTTAATATTTACAGAGCACAAGAATAACAATAACCATCAAAGAGCCCAAACTGTGGCAGGATGTCAGGCAAGCAGAGACAAGAACCTGAAATGTATCACAGGGCTAAGGGAAGGCAACAGAGCTGGTAAAAACTGGAATGGCACTATCCAGAACACCAGGGAATGAAAATGCCTTTTAATGATTTGTAAAAAATATTCTCCCAGGAAAACTCTTCCTTTGAACCAGACGTATCTGCTGAGGAAGCAGAAGGTACACACGTTTTCAAGGAACTAAATACACCTATTAACTTTgtaacaggacaaggagcagatGTCAGACACTGAGCAAACTTCccacagcagagagcagaaagaCAAACAAAGCAAGgtcaataaaaaataattaagctCAAATGCCCCTGACGAGGTTTGTCAGAACTGCAGGTTCATCATAAACCAAAGACTTGGCAACAGACTCGGGGTTTGTTTTCTATTAATTTGAGTGCTGGAGACACCAAATCCTCACCCACCTCCAGTCATCTTTCTCCCCAGTTCCAATTCCCAAAGTGCTTTACACTGTGCCCGTCTGGCACAGGAATTAAAGAACAGTATCAGCCATTTCTTTACACCTGCACACAGTTGTCAGAAGTTGTCAGCACCAAAGGACCAGTCACAGGAGCATCTTGTGGCAATGCAAGTGAGGACCAGAGAACCAGGGAAAACCCATCCCaagccagtgctgctgttctgaGAGTGATTGTTTGATATACTCAGCACCACCCACCAAATTAAAATCCACTAATGAATGGCACATCAAAATTAGTGACAGCAAGTCACAGCTTCACACAGCAAAACCACATGCAACATCTGAGTAGTTACTCCAAAACCAGAGATGAATGAGTTTGCAAAGGATGGTTCTGGCCAGAGACTGTACCTGTTGGTGTTCCTGAGCTGCTGAAACTGAGATGGGATCTGTAGACACTGAAGACTCCTCGAGTGAGGTAGAAGAGGCCAGGCTGGTTGGGGGGTGACTCACAAAGTCTTGCTGTCCAGAGGCTCTGGTATTAAAAGTGTTTGTTCTTATCTGATCTTCCTGGCTAATTACAGGCTGCTGGCCAAGGATCAGAAGCACCAGGTCCTCCTTTTCACGACAGAACTCTGTGGAGATCTCATGGAGTGCCAAGTAGTCCCGCAGGTCCTTCACCTTCATCTTGATCAGCTCCTCCCGCTGGAAGGCCGTGGCTCGGAAGCgctggcagaggtggcagagcaggggcccCCCCTCGGGCTGGCTGGAGCAGGACGTGCAGAAACTCTTCTTACAGTCCAGGCAGATGTGCTGGTgaagagaggggagagggatcAAACCatctgtgccagcagggcagcaaTTCCCTCCCATCCAGAGGCcaaggggagcagcagcctctgctaaAGCACAACCAAACCTTGGGATTTATGGGAAAGTGCCAAGTATGTAACCCGTGTTCCTAAATGAGGAAAGGACTGATCCCTGAGCAGATCACTGCGTTCCTCATGGTCCTTGGACTACACtccatcacagaatcacagactattctgggctggaagggacccacaaggatcatggagtccaactctgaagtcaaaggcccacagaggggattgaacccatgacttggtgttattacagccaagttttaaccagctgagctgatctcagggtcaaaCCCACCCTGACACTTCTGCTCTTGGATGGTTCCCTCACATGACAAGAGTTTTCTGCACTGGCTCATACAGTTTAAGGGACAGGAAATCAGGAGACTGAGGCAGGAGACTTGCACAAGTCCAGCCAGTTGTGCCTATCCCTCTGCATTCAAAAAGCCCCAACATTGGAGTGAACTGCTTAGAAACATTTCTCTATTTCATAAATTGCTTTAAATTACCTCCcccctgcctttttttccctccaatttCCTGCAATCACTAAATGAATTTTTGTTTCACCATaagagggaaagggaacagCAAAGCTCACAGTGTCTGACAGACATCAAAGAATTCAACATTTATTTATACAACAAAAATagcttattttgaaaataatacaCACGCTGTGTGCCAGTTAGAGCTAGACAGAAAGTGTTGGAAGTTTTGGAAATATTAGGCCCCAGACATTTAAAAACTTTACAGATTAAATTGTGTTTAATGTTTATATTTGATACTGTTCTGATCTTGTCACTCAGGGCTCGATTTTCAGAAGTTCCAAGCACTCACAGTCCGTGTTGACTTCAGCAGAAACTTGACTGTTCAACACTTTGGAAAGGCAAATTCTACATTTTCCAGTAGGAATAGCAGCAGAACAGCCACATTAAGCGCCTTTTAAAAAGCCctgagggaagaaagaagtgGTTTCAGTGCTGGTTAAAAAAGCTAATTCACAGCCTCAGAGTGGCCAAGCACCATCTCTGAAATCCTGACATCCTGATCCTTCCTTTGCACCAGGAAAAATACACACGTGGAGCTGGAGAAGCAACAAATACAAactcaaagacaaaaaaaattgttttatgaaTTGGTTGTGGTGATTAAAGAACATCTCTACCTACACAGTTCAAAGAAAGCAGGTGTTTCTCATGTTTTACAGGGTGGAAAAGCACCACTTGCCTACAAAAGCTCCTTGTGATCCCCTTTACAGCCTGGAGCCCCCTGGCTGCTCACAACCCTTCCAATTAACACCAACAGGCCTCTCATTTGGACCCTGGGATACACTTAGAGTGGAAAGAATCCCAATTTCCTCCCCAAGCGTTTTAAGACAAGCAAACATCCACCACAGAGAGAACCTCTAGTCATGCAAACTTGAAACCTCATCCCCAGAGCCCTGTTTGGGGCCCTGCCAAGGAAAAGAGACTTCCATCATCACTAAGCAAGGCAGGAAGGGCAATTCCCACAGAACATCCACTTTTGAGAAGTCTTCCTTAACCTGGTCGTTATCAACACCATTAACATGTCGCTGACTTTTCTGCCCCGTGATTGCAGGAGCAGTCCTGTCTCTGGGGAGGTTTCCAGGGCACAGACAGGAACTGAGGCCTGTGTGTGTCCAGAGCAGGGGAACAAACACTCCACAAAGGCAGAGAAGTGGAAAATAACCTCACCGACAACTTGCCCTCTCTCAGTTGCCCATTTCTGACATAACAGCAATGAGAACtaagaccaaaaaaaaccctaataaactaaaaaaaccaacaccacaaaaagcccacaaaactacccaaaaacccccaaacaaccccACGTTCCTCTGGCAGGGGAAGCCTCCCTGTGCCCTACAGATTGCCAAACCTGTTCCAAAGGGAACCACAGTATTGCCAAGGACCTTCCAGCCAGAAAACCACCCCTGGAGCACTCCCATCTCTTGGTATCACATGAGCAAGAACAGAGCAAGGACTGAGTTATCTGAAGTGTTTCTTGCAGCCATTAACAGTAATAACAGCCTGTCTGAGTTACCAAATTATATGTTTGAGAATTCAAAATAAACCCAGGCATATCTCTGGCTTATCAGTTCAGCACTCGGATGCACCTTCAGACAAACAACTCCCCAGCCTGTATCTGAGCACCAAGTGTTTAAACAGGCACAGTTGGACACAGCTCAGCATCAACCAGCTTTTACAGCTTTGATATATTTGCTGAACTACAGGGCAGTGATTGAAGGCACTGGGCTCTTCAGAAtgattattttaaagtgttgtATATTAAAGCCTGTTCCTAAAAGGCCAGGCCATGTCTGACTGATGCTCACACAGCACTGAAACACTTCACACCAGAGGTCTGGCCAGGATGGAAAACAGGCAAATCAAAAGTCTTGTAGCAGCACTTGTTTTGGAGTCTATATATTTACAAATGAAGTTTACAGacaagataaaataaatttggatttggttttgggactttttttttcttcagcaattcTACACACACCCTCAATAACCTTTTCTGGCTTTTTAGTTTGAGGGGGaagtttggaaaagaaacaggCAGATCTTCCTTTACTGAAGGCACAAACATCACTGAACTTCTTGCCAGAACTTcggttttctttttaaaagacattagtgtttttaaataataataactggagaagaggaggctcagaggtgacctcagcactgtctggaactgcctgaagggaagttctggccaggtgggggttggtctcttctcccaggcactcagcaataggacaaggggcacgatgggctcaagctctgccaggggaaattgaagttggagatcagaaaaaggttctttgcagagagagtgctcagggattggaatgggctgcccagagagggggtggattccccatccctggaggtttttaaactgagcgtggccgtggcactgagtgccatgatctggtaaagggactggagttgggccaggggttggacttgatgatcttggaggtcttttccaacccaatccattctatgattctatgacctcATGTTTAAGTTAATGCTTCTTTTAAGTGATTATCAGCAGTTTGCCTTTCTCCTTCCAGGCCTGGGAAAGCCAAGTGTAGTGAAGGTTAAGCCCTTCCAGCCACATTAATGGTGCCTAATTGTGAAAGGATGCCTGCAGACCCAGAAGCCGAGACAAGCTCTTTTCCCACATGGAATATCCTCAGTCAGAGACCTCTCACGTGATTCCTTTCCCGATGGCTCTCTGggtgagcaggggcagggccgcACTCACCTTGCCGGCGGGGCTGTCCAGGCGCAGCCCGCaggctctgcagctcagctcgGGCGCCGTGGGCGAGGGGAAGGAGCTGTACCCGGGGTTGGAATAGGCCTGGGCtcggggaggcggcggcggcggctgcagCTCCTCGGGGGAGGCGTCGAGGCACAGCCAGTTACAGCAGCTCGCCCACATGGTACCTGCACATGGGGACAGCACACGGGTTACATATAGATACATGTATCTATAGCTATACGTGGCTAAACtctgagaatgaagctttgggaagggctctccccacgtgcccttccagcctgcacagtggattgtTCAGGAGAGGCACAGTGTGctcagaactggccccaccgtttcagccccaaggtccatctgccgCGGcagagtgagcttggacagtgactgGGAAGccctcgggactgtcacagcccccggcactgaccggggctgaccctgctgagcatccgagatctgacgggatgggatggcagggaggggttgaactgccaggggacggtcccactgagactcgaactcacgaccttgggattcagagcccagagtgctctcctttgcaccacaggactgccccaGAGGTGTGAGAAATGCTCACATTTTACCAATAAAAATGTAGAGGGGACAAAGTcatcaaagcaaaactaaacttttatttaacaaattcaCCCAAATCGGGTGTGTCCCTCTGGCCCAGGAGACAGACCctgaacaaaaagaaacagaactttttatACCCTTTCCAAGCCAAAAGATCCCTGTCCCCTCTTCCTACTGGCAGGAATTGGGGTTCACAGTCTGGCCTGGTTTGTTGCCTGCCCAAGATCCTCCACTCCCCTCCAAAGGCACAAAAAACCATTGGAAATTTACCCCTTCCCTTATTCTCTTACAGTTCCTTGAGCTTCAGCAAAACCTTAATTGTTTCTaacagaggggacagggcagtgacagCTGAGGGGGGACGAGGCACCAAGTGCAGCCAAACTGCCACCAGCATTTGTGTTTGTAACAGTGCTTTGATACAGTGACCCCTCAAGGaaatggattttatcccttctccatcaAATCGTATGGTCTttgctaatttttaatcagaactgtactaactttgtattttatgttaatttttgattttagcttgtacCTTAGTTTGTCAGTTCTGTTAACCAGGCagagctttagacaaagaggaatttcaCCCTGTAACATGAGCTGAACTtgaagaaataaaccaaaaccttgtTTAGATTAAAGGctaagctgtaagaaataataGGCTGTAAGAAATAGGTTGAGGCTTGAAGCTGTAACGTTGTTTAGTTAAAGGAAATACAAAGCTGCAGAGATGAGAGCAGCCCATTGGAGCTGTTCAGATCACCCCAAATACCCTGCTGGACTTTGGGGAGGGGTTATCAGTTGTAACTaagtatataaacctggaaacacaaaagtcttgTTGAACTTGTCTGTGGTGGAATTATTCCCCATGTTCCCAGggctgaataaaaggaagaattttgttctattctacTGGATTTGTTTCCTTCAATCAGTTGGAAAGTGATGATCCTTCCCCTGCAAAGCCCCCACG
It includes:
- the RFFL gene encoding E3 ubiquitin-protein ligase rififylin; the protein is MWASCCNWLCLDASPEELQPPPPPPRAQAYSNPGYSSFPSPTAPELSCRACGLRLDSPAGKHICLDCKKSFCTSCSSQPEGGPLLCHLCQRFRATAFQREELIKMKVKDLRDYLALHEISTEFCREKEDLVLLILGQQPVISQEDQIRTNTFNTRASGQQDFVSHPPTSLASSTSLEESSVSTDPISVSAAQEHQQANGHVPPSPVGVTAAEDAAEEAPAEEDTQSSDSEDNLVLGRKASLSDLRSVGDINALSVRQLKEILARNFVNYKGCCEKWELLERVTRLYREKDLQHLVLDTDDQTGGAGQPSTEDNLCRICMDAPIDCVLLECGHMVTCTKCGKRMSECPICRQYVIRAVHVFRT